In Oryza brachyantha chromosome 1, ObraRS2, whole genome shotgun sequence, the following are encoded in one genomic region:
- the LOC102700386 gene encoding transcription factor bHLH77 isoform X2, which yields MNCGPPDQLPPATAPSCFLNLNWDQSMDAAGGHLDPALSSMVSSPAASNSTAAPDGLALHGISPQTHYGGTPLSSPPKLNLSMMGQFHHYPPQVGGAGAGAGGLPILENLMPMGPLDQFLADPGFAERAARLSGFDARGGGGGYGGAGPAQFGLPDAGPAGASKDMELGNTRDESSVSDPAPGGAEIPPKGASDGNARKRKASGKGKGKDSPMSTSAAKEDSGGKRCKSTEESNAAAEENSGKGKAAQSNSENGGGKKQGKDSSSKPPEPPKDYIHVRARRGEATDSHSLAERVRREKISQRMKLLQDLVPGCNKVVGKAVMLDEIINYVQSLQRQVEFLSMKLATVNPQLDFNNLPNLLPKDMHQSCSPLQSSHFPLETSGAPLPYINQPQQGNPLGCGLTNGMDNQGSMHPLDPAFCRTMGSHHPFLNGVSDAASQVGAFWQDDLQSVVQMDMGQSQEIATSSNSYNGSLQTVHMKMEL from the exons ATGAACTGCGGGCCTCCCGACCagctgccgccggcgacggcgccgtcgtgcTTCCTCAACCTCAACTGGGACCAGTCCATGGACGCGGCCGGCGGGCACCTCGACCCGGCGCTCAGCTCCATGGtctcctccccggcggcgtCCAACTCGACGGCCGCGCCCGACGGCCTCGCTCTCCACGGGATCTCGCCGCAGACGCACTACGGCGGCACGCCCCTCAGCTCGCCTCCCAAGCTCAACCTGTCCATGATGGGGCAGTTCCACCACTACCCGCCACAggtgggcggcgccggagccggagccggcggcCTGCCAATCCTGGAGAACTTGATGCCCATGGGCCCCCTGGACCAGTTCCTCGCCGACCCGGGCTTCGCGGAGCGTGCCGCGAGGCTCTCCGGCTTTGACgcccgcggcggtggcggaggctacggcggcgccggccctGCGCAATTCGGCCTCCCCGACGCCGGCCCGGCAGGCGCATCGAAAGATATGGAGCTCGGGAACACCCGCGACGAGTCGTCGGTGTCTGATCCggcgcccggcggcgccgagatTCCACCAAAGGGGGCTTCCGACGGCAATGCACGGAAGCGAAAGGCCTCCGGGAAGGGCAAAGGCAAGGACAGCCCCAtgtccacctccgccgcgaaG GAGGATTCCGGCGGGAAGCGGTGCAAGTCGACGGAGGAGAGcaatgccgccgccgaggagaaTTCCGGCAAGGGGAAGGCCGCGCAGAGCAACAGCGAGAATGGCGGCGGCAAGAAGCAAGGGAAGGACAGCTCGTCGAAGCCCCCCGAGCCGCCCAAGGACTACATCCATGTCCGCGCCCGGCGCGGTGAGGCGACGGACAGTCACAGCCTCGCCGAGAGG gtgagaagagaaaagatcaGCCAGAGGATGAAGCTGCTGCAGGATCTTGTGCCGGGTTGTAACAAG GTGGTTGGCAAAGCTGTCATGCTCGATGAAATCATAAACTATGTTCAGTCGTTGCAACGGCAAGTTGAG TTTCTGTCCATGAAGTTGGCCACCGTGAATCCCCAGCTAGACTTCAACAATTTGCCTAACCTCCTTCCTAAAGAT ATGCACCAGTCATGCAGCCCATTGCAGAGCTCGCATTTTCCATTAGAGACCTCAGGTGCCCCGCTGCCCTACATTAACCAGCCTCAGCAAGGGAACCCTCTCGGTTGTGGCCTGACGAATGGCATGGACAACCAGGGTTCTATGCACCCATTGGACCCGGCATTTTGCCGGACGATGGGTTCACATCATCCTTTCCTCAATGGGGTTAGCGATGCTGCCTCTCAG GTTGGGGCTTTCTGGCAAGATGATCTGCAAAGTGTTGTTCAGATGGATATGGGGCAAAGCCAGGAGATCGCCACCTCCTCCAATAGCTACAATG GATCGTTGCAAACAGTCCACATGAAAATGGAGCTTTGA
- the LOC102700386 gene encoding transcription factor bHLH77 isoform X1: MNCGPPDQLPPATAPSCFLNLNWDQSMDAAGGHLDPALSSMVSSPAASNSTAAPDGLALHGISPQTHYGGTPLSSPPKLNLSMMGQFHHYPPQVGGAGAGAGGLPILENLMPMGPLDQFLADPGFAERAARLSGFDARGGGGGYGGAGPAQFGLPDAGPAGASKDMELGNTRDESSVSDPAPGGAEIPPKGASDGNARKRKASGKGKGKDSPMSTSAAKEDSGGKRCKSTEESNAAAEENSGKGKAAQSNSENGGGKKQGKDSSSKPPEPPKDYIHVRARRGEATDSHSLAERVRREKISQRMKLLQDLVPGCNKVVGKAVMLDEIINYVQSLQRQVEFLSMKLATVNPQLDFNNLPNLLPKDMHQSCSPLQSSHFPLETSGAPLPYINQPQQGNPLGCGLTNGMDNQGSMHPLDPAFCRTMGSHHPFLNGVSDAASQVGAFWQDDLQSVVQMDMGQSQEIATSSNSYNGRIVANSPHENGALT, from the exons ATGAACTGCGGGCCTCCCGACCagctgccgccggcgacggcgccgtcgtgcTTCCTCAACCTCAACTGGGACCAGTCCATGGACGCGGCCGGCGGGCACCTCGACCCGGCGCTCAGCTCCATGGtctcctccccggcggcgtCCAACTCGACGGCCGCGCCCGACGGCCTCGCTCTCCACGGGATCTCGCCGCAGACGCACTACGGCGGCACGCCCCTCAGCTCGCCTCCCAAGCTCAACCTGTCCATGATGGGGCAGTTCCACCACTACCCGCCACAggtgggcggcgccggagccggagccggcggcCTGCCAATCCTGGAGAACTTGATGCCCATGGGCCCCCTGGACCAGTTCCTCGCCGACCCGGGCTTCGCGGAGCGTGCCGCGAGGCTCTCCGGCTTTGACgcccgcggcggtggcggaggctacggcggcgccggccctGCGCAATTCGGCCTCCCCGACGCCGGCCCGGCAGGCGCATCGAAAGATATGGAGCTCGGGAACACCCGCGACGAGTCGTCGGTGTCTGATCCggcgcccggcggcgccgagatTCCACCAAAGGGGGCTTCCGACGGCAATGCACGGAAGCGAAAGGCCTCCGGGAAGGGCAAAGGCAAGGACAGCCCCAtgtccacctccgccgcgaaG GAGGATTCCGGCGGGAAGCGGTGCAAGTCGACGGAGGAGAGcaatgccgccgccgaggagaaTTCCGGCAAGGGGAAGGCCGCGCAGAGCAACAGCGAGAATGGCGGCGGCAAGAAGCAAGGGAAGGACAGCTCGTCGAAGCCCCCCGAGCCGCCCAAGGACTACATCCATGTCCGCGCCCGGCGCGGTGAGGCGACGGACAGTCACAGCCTCGCCGAGAGG gtgagaagagaaaagatcaGCCAGAGGATGAAGCTGCTGCAGGATCTTGTGCCGGGTTGTAACAAG GTGGTTGGCAAAGCTGTCATGCTCGATGAAATCATAAACTATGTTCAGTCGTTGCAACGGCAAGTTGAG TTTCTGTCCATGAAGTTGGCCACCGTGAATCCCCAGCTAGACTTCAACAATTTGCCTAACCTCCTTCCTAAAGAT ATGCACCAGTCATGCAGCCCATTGCAGAGCTCGCATTTTCCATTAGAGACCTCAGGTGCCCCGCTGCCCTACATTAACCAGCCTCAGCAAGGGAACCCTCTCGGTTGTGGCCTGACGAATGGCATGGACAACCAGGGTTCTATGCACCCATTGGACCCGGCATTTTGCCGGACGATGGGTTCACATCATCCTTTCCTCAATGGGGTTAGCGATGCTGCCTCTCAG GTTGGGGCTTTCTGGCAAGATGATCTGCAAAGTGTTGTTCAGATGGATATGGGGCAAAGCCAGGAGATCGCCACCTCCTCCAATAGCTACAATGGTAG GATCGTTGCAAACAGTCCACATGAAAATGGAGCTTTGACATAA